The region CGTAAATATTGGTTGATTTTTTGCGCATTAATTATGTGATGAACGCTAACATTGATATTTAGAAGATATTAATTGCCCGCTAAATATGTTGAGCACTCACCATTGGAGCAATCTAGATCGTTGGATTGACCTGGTTTGATGGTTGAGATTACTTGTATCTACTctctgggtctttttatattggtatagataatacgaaaactaaaACTAGAGAACATTTAATTTATTATTATAGTTATAAATCATCAATtagatataaataacataataGAAAGAAAATTCTCATGGCGTTTCCACCCATATCCTTAGCGACTAGGGCAAACTCTCCTCTCCATACTTCGTAGCTGAGACCGTAGATTCGTCGCCCACTCCGACAACCAGTGGCAGGGAGGGAAATCTCCGTGTccctatgtgatagcctggcttaatagggcgatttccttcttttccgggagcccattcagaaaGAGTTCAAAAGTTATCCGTGCTCAGCTTGGACCAATTTCAAGATGGGGGACTGACTAGGAAGTTGGTCCCAGGTGCGCACAAGTGATGACAAATTACGCAGTAAAGACGGATGCGGCTCTCAGGAGGATGGCGAAGTTTCTTCTTTAAGTTTGTTTGCCAGACTTCGACCGTCCTTGACTTCACCGTATGGACGGAGTTGACAGGAGCTCCGACATAGATTCCTACCATCTCTTTGGGGCGGTGAGGTAGGGTTTCTCATCATGTGGTGAGATTTGATGTCAGGTGATATAGATCTATTCAAGGTTTCAATGACGATGACTGCCGCTCCAGGGCGCTGTTCCTTAGGGGCACGTGCGCGAAGACTTCGTGGCTATCATCGACAAGGTTAAGCTGACTCTGGTAGGGGAGCGACGACAGCGGCCGTCAGCAACTCACTTTGGCAGCGGCAGTGCTCGTCCGTCGATATGAGATTNNNNNNNNNNNNNNNNNNNNNNNNNNNNNNNNNNNNNNNNNNNNNNNNNNNNNNNNNNNNNNNNNNNNNNNNNNNNNNNNNNNNNNNNNNNNNNNNNNNNNNNNNNNNNNNNNNNNNNNNNNNNNNNNNNNNNNNNNNNNNNNNNNNNNNNNNNNNNNNNNNNNNNNNNNNNNNNNNNNNNNNNNNNNNNNNNNNNNNNNNNNNNNNNNNNNNNNNNNNNNNNNNNNNNNNNNNNNNNNNNNNNNNNNNNNNNNNNNNNNNNNNNNNNNNNNNNNNNNNNNNNNNNNNNNNNNNNNNNNNNNNNNNNNNNNNNNNNNNNNNNNNNNNNNNNNNNNNNNNNNNNNNNNNNNNNNNNNNNNNNNNNNNNNNNNNNNNNNNNNNNNNNNNNNNNNNNNNNNNNNNNNNNNNNNNNNNNNNNNNNNNNNNNNNNNNNNNNNNNNNNNNNNNNNNNNNNNNNNNNNNNNNNNNNNNNNNNNNNNNNNNNNNNNNNNNNNNNNNNNNNNNNNNNNNNNNNNNNNNNNNNNNNNNNATAATGCATGGTGAGATGGCATGCTCAGCCCCGTATCTTGGCACGTGCAAACCAGAGAGGTTAAATAGGGCCTCCAAATTTCAGGGGCCCCATTATTAGAGATTACTAATGATATTGAAGAAGCTCAGGTTGGCATTCAGCTACCGTATGGCTGTACCGCTCTCGAGCAGTTTCAGTGAGTTTTCTTTCTAGTTTTGTTTGGATTATCCTGTTTACTCTAGTTTTCAgcttttttactttttacttttgaGTTTTCAATTTATATTTCACTTCATATTCAGTTTTTATTCATGTTAAGTTTTTAAATTTCATCTAGCTTTTCGTTTTCTTTTGGTTTTATTGTTTTGCAATTTTTCCTTTAATAATATTATTGCACATTTAAAAATTTATCAATAAATTGTGATTTTTTTAATATGCAGTtatcattttatgaaatatggtgaACTTTTTAATATATAGTGAATATTTTATTATGTACGCTAAATAGTTTGAGTGCATACTGAATTTTTAGTACTACAAGAATATTATACAATACATAagtttatttgaaattatttttaaGTCACTAAATCCTAAAAATTATCTAATAGTTGGTTTTTCATAGGAAAATCAACTGAAAAATGTAAGCAGAAAAGAATACAAGAAAAGTCGCTCAAGGGACTGCACTAGTTGAAAAGTAGAAAAGGTTGGCATTCTATTTTTTTTAGAACCAGGTTGGCATTCAGTTAGTGACTGCTCACGACCAGTTACACTGAGTTTTCTTTCCAGTTTTGTTTAGGGTTATCCGTCTGGTTTTCAGTTTTCTTACTTATCAATTCATATTTCTTTCTTATTTTTATCTTTCATATTCGGATTTTATTCCTGTTTATGTTTTACCTTTTCCCAAATTCatctttgtttttttcctttctttcgATTTCCTTGCATTTGTAATTTCTCATTTTTAATGATTTTGTTGTGCAATTAAAAATTTATCAATAGACTGTGATTCTTTTAAATACACAATTAAAATTTTATAATATATGGTGGACTTTTAAATATATAGTGAATATTTATATTGTACATTGAATATATTTTTAATACTCCTGGTTATTTATTTAAAGTATATATTTATATTAATATGTTTTTCAATATTTATATTGTAAAATACGCACAGTTAGTTTGCAAATGAAAATCAACCaataaaaatgaatatttttgtttTGCGGGTGGATAAAAATGAATATAGAACGAATAGAACAATAAGACTCCGTGCATCATGGATTGCACCATGGGAGTGCACCATGGATTGCCGCAGTGGGCTGGCAAATTACGCTCAATCTTCTGTGCAGCCTATACTATTTGCGGTCTTTCCAATTTGACGCTTCAACAAGACTCTGTTTTTCATAGTGTTTAGGACAGTTCAATCCTTCTAAAGTTTATTATTGGTCATGGGAACGTTCCAAAATGGAATTCTAAGTTTGTTTTGTTTTATAACTTATTCACAATTtcaaatatgttcatgttttagaaaTGTTCCTGTTTTTTTAACTATCcagaaattacaaaaaaaatataATAAATTTTTAAAGATATTCCCAAATGTGAAAAAGCTTTCGAAttctaaaaatgttcacaaattttgtAAAGTTAAAACACTTAATAATGTGTCCAGAGGTTTggaatttttttgatattttttataaaatatttatgctttttttccaaaaaatcttaatatattttaaaaaaatcatcatTCATAAAATATTTATTTAAAAATGAGTCATGATTTCAAGACTGAAATAAAAATTATTAAAAACCAGGCAAGGCCAAAATAATAAGGAACCGTCTAAAACCTAGTATAACCAAAAAAACATTTAGCAACACTCACTCATGCTGGCTTGTGAGGGTCATCCTTCTAGTTGATGCAAACGGCATATCAGCAAATAGGAGGTCCCATTTATTTGACACTAGGTGCGTTAGATAGGTGGTGTCAAACAGCCGACCACCCATGTCATTGTTGTCTGAAATTAGTAGTATTACTAGATGATACCCCACACGTTGTTGCGGAGATGTTTTGTAGTATATTTCATCGATATATAATTGTGTGCAGCACGAATATTTAAAGTAATAAGGTGTCTGCTAAAACTAAAAATACATATAATTTATTGTGATTGATTATTATACTTTAAAACATAAATAGCATAATAGAATGAAATTTCTCATGCGTGTTTGCATGTTGAGGTGAatatttctattttttttaaataatacattttttattaattttcataaatattacgctcaataaaaaaaattcaactataatacaccgtcggcccgctgcaggccgactgggcgTAGTTGGCCCACAGCGGGCCGATTGGATTCCAATccgcctacagctggccgactggcccctgtcgccccactgtgggctgattgggtcgtgtcggcccactgtgggccgactggagctaattggctcgctgtgggctaattgtttttgcaaaaaaacataggcataaaaaatatatgtttaaaaaaatgttaatcatataattaaaaaatattaaacgtgtataaaaaaatgttcctgatgtatacaaaaaatgtacaatatatatgcaaaaaagttcacataaaaatatgttttaaaaagtgttaagcatgtatttaaaaatagttaaatgtgtgtataaaaaatgttccttatttataaaaaaaattatagaatgtgtatgaaaaaaagttgacaccaaaaaaatatgtttgaaaagttgacattttttcaaatacatgattaaaaattgttaaatgtgtgtataaaaaatgttccttatctataaaaaaatataaaatatgtatgaaaaaaagttgacaccaaaaaaatatgtttgaaaaaaatgttcttGTTCCATACAAAAAGAGCAACCAATCATACTTATGTCCGTGATGCTTTCATACCAGATCCGGAGCTGGGGACCcaatcagcccacagtgggccgacaggggccagtcggccagctgtaggccgactggaatccaatcggcctgccgtgggccgactaggcccagtcgacctgcagcgggccgacggtgtattatttttgaaatttttttattcagtgtaatatttatgaaaattaattaaaaaaatgtattattttaaaaaaatagccACTCATGGTGGCTTGTGAGGGTCATCCTTCTAGTTGATGCAAAAGGCATATCATCAAATAGGAGGTCCCATTTATTTGACACTAGGTGCGTTAAATAGGTGGTGTCAAACAGCCGACTACCCATGTCATTGTTGTCTGAAATTACTAGTATTACTAGATGATACCCAACACGTTGCTGCGGAGATATTTTGTAGTATATTTCGTCGATATTTAATTGTGTGCAACATGAATATTTAAAGTAATAAGGTGTCTGCTAAAACTAAAAATACATATAATTTATTGTGATTGATTATTATACTTTAAAACATAAATAGCATAATAGAATGAAATTTCTCATGCGTGTTTGCATGTTGAGGTGAATATTTTCCTATACATGGTTACATGTTGAGGTGAGCTTTTTGCCATGTATAATGCATGCTGAGATGACATGCTTCCATCAGAGAAATAGTTAATTAAGGCTAGCTATTTAAATATAGAATAGTACATAAGTTGAGGTTCTATGACGTTATATGTGCGGCAGTTGCAGTCTTGGGGATACCTGGACGTGTTTGCACAAAGTGATTAGTAGTGGCAGTTGACGCCGTGCAATTCCTATGGTGTAAAATAATTGTTGATTGCCCGCAGCGACCTGCTATGAGCTCGCCCAGGTTGGCATTTGGTTACTGCCGCACCTGAGCGGTTTCACTGAGTTTTCTCTCTGAGTTTGTTGGGGTTTTTCCGTTTAGCCTGGTTTTAGTTGTTTTTTCCAATTTATAATTCATTTCTCATTCTCTTTTTCATATTCGTTTTTTGTTCCTGCTTAAGTGTTTTTCCCCTTTCCACCTTttcccgatttcattagggttcttgtttttcttttgtttttcttgcttttgcactttctccattgtTTTAATAATTTTACTGTACAATGAAAAAGTTCTCAATATATGGTGAATACTTTTTAATATATAGTGAACATTTTTCAATATATTGTGAACTTATTAATATATAGTGAATATATTAAATATACACTGCACATTTTTAAAGACACACTGATTTTTTTTAATATGTGACGAAtatctttttaatatattttatTTAGCATTTCCTAAATATTTAATTCCTAAAAAACGATCCAAGAGTTAGTTTTCCAAGGGAAAATCGACTGAAAAAGAAATAAAGGAAGTCGCTCAAGGGAGTGCGCCACGCATTGGCAAAGTGGGCTGGCCAACTAGGCTTGAACCTGTGTGTAGCCCTTACTATTTGACGCCTCTATTTTAGATTTCCCTTATTTGACGCTTCAAACAAGACTCCGTTatttatagtttttggcacggttcaaaccttctagaaggttttaGACTAATTTATTATcggttttaggaaccttctagaagtgaatttgctgtttttttccttttctattattattattattattattattattattattattattattattattattattattattattattttgttttgaGTGTTTCTTTCAGAAAATGTTTACAAGTTCGAAAATTGATGATTTTGAAAACTGTTCATGTTTTTAAAAACTTTCAGAAGTTAGAAAAACTATCGGAGTTTTTAAATAAATATTGGCAAAAAAAATTAGAATTTCAAAAACAGTTCCTGAAATTTTGGAAGCAATCACAATTTTCGAAATATGTCCGTATTTACAAAAATGTTAACGGTTTGATAAAATAGTCACGTTTCTCAAAACATATTAATTTTTTTAAAATGTCTACCTTATAAAGAATGTTCatgaaaaatattcatgtttttatgttgataaTTAATAAAATCTCCTAAGAAGTTGAATATACCCCCCAAAAAATAAAGAACCATCTAAGACCTAGTAAAACAAAAAATATTGTAGCAACACTCGCTTTAGCAGCTTAGACTAAAATGCGTTGGCCCAGTCGTCATGGTATGTGTGTGTCACCCTTCTATCTGGCGCAAGGAGAGTAGCACCAAATAGGAGGTCGTAGGAGTATCATTATTTAACACTAAAGGCGTCAAACATCACAGGGTACCAGAGGACCGGCCACCGGAGTAGTTAGCAGCCCGGTCTGCATGTCGGGGCTCGGTTAAGCCTGCGAGTGCAACTGCCGGCCCTCGGTTAACGCTAGCTTGAAGCtgacatatttctttttctttttgactaGACGTTATATTGACAGTGACAATGTACTTTGCGTTTCTCTTGGTCTTAAAGCTGATCCAGTCAGACATTACGATGTTACTGATGATCACACACGCGCTGAGAAGAAGATGCATACGAGATTTGACCTCTCATCTTATTACTAACTAAGACAACATGCTTGCACAATTAATTAAAAGTTTAAAACACACCGGCTTAACGGTCACTCACTCACACTACGTTACATCGATAGAACATGTCTCTCACATGTCGGCGGCGATCCCCTCGTCGCGGGTGGTGGCGGTCTCGATGTCCTGGACACGCCTGTTGGGGGCGGCGCAGTTGTTCCGGATCTCGCCCTTGGTGCCGGTGAGGAGGTCCATGTTGCTCATCTTGGTCATGGACCTGGCGAACTGCTCGAAGAAGGCGCCCTCGTTGAGGGAGAAGCGGGTGGCCATGCGCTTGGTGGTGGGGTGGTCGATGAGGCCCTGGTCCGACTTGAACAGCCCCTGCCTCGCGATCAGGTCGAAGTAGTACTTGTTGTCGAAGGCGTCCGGCGTGCGCACGTCGAGGTTCTGCGTGAGGGTGCCGGCGGGGTTGTCCCCGGCGCACTTGTTCCGGAGAGAGGTCGCGAACTTGCCGTCGATGGCCGGGTTGGTGTCGAACACCGGCTTGAAGCGGTCCTCGAAGGCCGGGCAGTGGGCGACGCCGAAGGTGTGCGCGCCGGAGAGGGACACCAGGTCGGCCACGTCGAGACCGCGGTCGCCGAAGGAGGAGACGAGGGTCGACACATTGAAGAAGGGCGCCGGCAGGAGGCCGACCTGGTCCTTGGTCGCGGGGGCGAGGGCGTCGCGGCGGCCGAGGGCGACGTCGAAGCGGGGGCCGCCGGCCTCGACGAGGGAGTCGCGTGTGGCGAGCACGGtgatgtcggcgcaggagacggtGGGCCCGCAGGCGCGGTGCACGGCGGCGCGGATGCGCTCGATGAGGTCGAGCGCCACGGGGCGGAGGGTCTGGTTGGGGAGCTCGTTGAGCTCGCTGCCGGCGCCCTTGAGCAGCACGGACGCGTCGCAGCCCTGCGGGAAGCAGTCGTGGAAGAGGATGCGGATGAGCGCCGGCGCCACGCCGACGTCGCGGCGGAAGGTCTCAGCGACGTGGAACTCAACGATGTGCTCCAGGTCCGGGCACGTCGACGCGTGGAAGTTCGGCGACAGCTGGCCCTCCGAGGAGTGGGCGGCGGCGCAGAGCAAGGCCAGTACGGCGACGGCCGCTGCTACTCTGGACGCCATCGCTGAGGCAGAGCttttgccttcttgcacttgcacctagctagctagctag is a window of Triticum dicoccoides isolate Atlit2015 ecotype Zavitan chromosome 2B, WEW_v2.0, whole genome shotgun sequence DNA encoding:
- the LOC119366549 gene encoding peroxidase 12-like, translated to MASRVAAAVAVLALLCAAAHSSEGQLSPNFHASTCPDLEHIVEFHVAETFRRDVGVAPALIRILFHDCFPQGCDASVLLKGAGSELNELPNQTLRPVALDLIERIRAAVHRACGPTVSCADITVLATRDSLVEAGGPRFDVALGRRDALAPATKDQVGLLPAPFFNVSTLVSSFGDRGLDVADLVSLSGAHTFGVAHCPAFEDRFKPVFDTNPAIDGKFATSLRNKCAGDNPAGTLTQNLDVRTPDAFDNKYYFDLIARQGLFKSDQGLIDHPTTKRMATRFSLNEGAFFEQFARSMTKMSNMDLLTGTKGEIRNNCAAPNRRVQDIETATTRDEGIAADM